A region of Pirellulales bacterium DNA encodes the following proteins:
- a CDS encoding response regulator has translation MTKQILLCDDEIAILRAAEFKLKGAGLKVRCASNGEDAWREIERCLPDLVVTDLQMPLLDGFGLCRRIRGSPLTRHLPIIMLTAKGFELSPAESTEKYGLFKLMVKPFSPRELLRTVEQGLQQTDSDAGGRGHASLAPVSEHPLSAEDAASAPPRRRRL, from the coding sequence ATGACCAAGCAGATTTTGCTTTGCGACGATGAGATCGCGATCCTGCGGGCAGCGGAGTTCAAGCTCAAGGGAGCCGGACTCAAGGTGCGCTGCGCCAGCAATGGCGAAGACGCCTGGCGCGAGATCGAGCGCTGCCTGCCCGATCTGGTGGTCACCGACCTGCAAATGCCCTTGCTTGACGGCTTCGGACTTTGCCGGCGGATTCGCGGGAGCCCGCTCACGCGCCATTTGCCGATCATCATGCTGACGGCCAAAGGTTTCGAGCTATCACCGGCCGAGAGCACCGAGAAATACGGCCTTTTCAAGCTGATGGTCAAGCCCTTCAGTCCGCGGGAGCTGCTGCGCACCGTCGAACAGGGTTTACAGCAGACGGATTCGGACGCCGGCGGTCGCGGCCATGCTTCTCTCGCGCCCGTCAGCGAGCACCCATTGTCTGCCGAGGATGCGGCAAGCGCTCCGCCGAGGCGCCGCCGCTTATGA
- a CDS encoding PAS domain-containing sensor histidine kinase, which produces MTDHSPESHNHIAQRPDTKGKALLSLATAVVVAWFALWFGCLILPGQSQLSIRERAFGLGFVFAAGSAFLWGRHVTRAQRKALQYVDQLSRMDARELSQAAMSVEAALPPTNPWFAVTRNSAERFGALAERLRESEQARSALEIRLRRNAARQKQLETMLVDLPQPLLAINAFDELILANASAEKLFLIEGKPSTGKPLASLLRCERLVDLLTETRRRKAPSQRTGEVELLDDAGNSRWFAIVARSLALDDRGGAFSKPSPGAFAVLRDISELKSGQKRYAEFVSAVSHEMKSPLSGIKAYVELLADCDPADSAIREDFLSVIDGQANRLQRLIDNLLNIARIEAGVIDVSKKSISLNELLGEALDIVRPSAVAKQIQLAAEFSPMYLAVLADRDMLMQAAINLLSNAIKYTPTGGAVTLRSRTVDDQVAFEVNDTGVGLSEDDKVKVFEKFYRVKKDRGMAQGTGLGLPLAKHIVEDVHGGRIAVESTPGAGSMFTVSLPAAAQLV; this is translated from the coding sequence ATGACAGACCACTCTCCTGAATCTCACAATCACATTGCCCAGCGCCCCGACACCAAGGGCAAGGCCCTCCTGTCGTTGGCGACCGCGGTGGTTGTCGCCTGGTTTGCGCTCTGGTTCGGGTGCCTGATTCTGCCGGGACAATCGCAGCTATCGATCCGCGAACGCGCCTTTGGGTTGGGATTCGTCTTTGCGGCCGGCTCGGCCTTTCTTTGGGGTCGTCATGTGACGCGCGCCCAGCGGAAGGCCCTCCAATACGTTGACCAACTCAGCCGCATGGACGCGCGCGAGCTGTCCCAGGCCGCGATGTCGGTCGAAGCTGCCTTGCCGCCGACAAATCCCTGGTTTGCGGTGACGCGGAATTCGGCCGAGCGGTTCGGCGCCCTCGCCGAACGGTTGCGCGAATCCGAGCAAGCGCGGTCAGCGCTCGAGATTCGGCTGCGACGCAACGCGGCCCGCCAAAAGCAGCTCGAAACGATGCTCGTCGATTTGCCGCAGCCGCTGCTGGCGATCAACGCGTTTGACGAGCTGATTCTGGCCAACGCCAGCGCCGAGAAGCTATTTCTAATCGAGGGAAAACCCTCGACGGGAAAGCCGTTGGCAAGCTTGCTCCGCTGCGAACGACTTGTGGATCTGCTGACTGAGACGCGACGGAGGAAGGCCCCTTCCCAGCGAACCGGCGAGGTTGAGTTGCTGGACGACGCCGGGAATTCACGGTGGTTTGCCATCGTCGCGCGAAGTCTCGCACTCGATGATCGCGGCGGCGCGTTCAGCAAGCCGTCACCGGGGGCCTTCGCCGTGCTCCGCGACATCAGCGAACTCAAATCGGGCCAGAAGCGCTATGCGGAGTTTGTCTCGGCTGTGAGCCATGAAATGAAGTCGCCGCTGTCGGGGATCAAGGCGTATGTGGAATTGCTGGCCGATTGCGATCCGGCGGATTCGGCGATCCGCGAGGACTTCCTCAGTGTGATCGACGGCCAGGCCAATCGCTTGCAACGGCTGATCGACAATCTACTCAACATAGCCCGCATCGAAGCGGGCGTCATCGACGTCTCGAAGAAGAGCATTTCGTTGAATGAACTGCTCGGCGAGGCGCTCGATATTGTCCGACCTTCGGCCGTTGCGAAGCAGATCCAGCTCGCCGCCGAATTCAGCCCAATGTATCTCGCCGTGCTCGCCGACCGAGACATGCTCATGCAGGCCGCGATCAATTTGCTTTCCAATGCGATCAAGTACACTCCCACGGGAGGCGCGGTCACGTTGCGCAGCCGGACAGTCGACGACCAGGTCGCGTTCGAGGTGAACGACACGGGGGTTGGGCTGAGCGAAGACGACAAAGTGAAGGTGTTCGAGAAGTTTTACCGCGTCAAGAAGGATCGAGGCATGGCTCAGGGAACCGGCCTCGGGCTGCCGCTGGCGAAGCACATCGTCGAAGACGTGCATGGCGGCCGAATCGCGGTCGAAAGCACGCCGGGCGCCGGAAGCATGTTCACGGTTTCGCTCCCGGCCGCCGCCCAGCTTGTTTAA
- a CDS encoding tetratricopeptide repeat protein has protein sequence MSRRLCSRIAHSRSLILSAFLTAIAGCATVDASKTSPNDPANKPASETSSAKPASPSVAEQREQRRKMVAAEFDQQRDRAQYQAGLSRWQQGDATGCREALTSLLARNPDHREAQLLAAQLDLFDDKPKQALDRARHVLVAHANDAQAHYEAALALDALGGMADALPHYEKAAQLAPREEAYQASYQAALKATLPPPDGHVGSINTPDRLDRAVSDGKSDCAGGDGESADSDSAVRNRLAAFYQSANAHPDDSQIPLDATVYALREDRPEAAIEIATAALRNFPDSSALYRVLGMAQYRHGDFTAARVSLGRALVLDKSNALAYFLMGSTLARLGEADAARRHFDEAARLDPRYGNRPD, from the coding sequence ATGAGCCGTCGTCTCTGTTCTCGCATCGCTCATAGCCGCAGCCTGATTCTGTCAGCTTTTCTGACGGCGATCGCCGGTTGCGCGACGGTCGATGCGAGCAAGACCTCGCCGAACGACCCCGCAAACAAGCCGGCCAGTGAAACATCGTCTGCTAAACCGGCTTCGCCAAGCGTGGCCGAGCAGCGCGAGCAGCGCCGAAAGATGGTCGCCGCCGAATTCGACCAACAACGGGATCGAGCCCAATATCAGGCCGGATTGAGCCGCTGGCAACAAGGAGATGCAACCGGCTGCCGCGAGGCGCTCACGTCGCTCCTGGCCCGGAATCCCGACCATCGCGAGGCCCAGTTACTGGCGGCTCAATTAGACCTATTCGACGACAAGCCAAAGCAGGCGCTCGATCGGGCTCGGCATGTCTTAGTCGCGCACGCCAACGACGCGCAAGCCCATTACGAAGCGGCCCTGGCGCTCGACGCATTGGGAGGAATGGCCGACGCCTTGCCCCATTACGAGAAGGCAGCGCAATTAGCCCCTCGGGAAGAAGCCTATCAGGCGAGCTATCAGGCGGCACTCAAGGCCACGCTGCCGCCCCCTGACGGTCACGTTGGAAGCATCAACACTCCCGATCGCCTTGACCGCGCCGTTTCTGACGGGAAGTCGGACTGTGCGGGAGGGGACGGTGAATCCGCCGATTCCGACTCGGCGGTTCGCAACCGGCTGGCCGCATTTTATCAGTCGGCCAATGCTCATCCGGATGACTCGCAGATTCCGCTGGACGCGACGGTCTATGCGTTGCGCGAGGATCGACCGGAAGCGGCCATCGAGATCGCGACCGCCGCGCTTCGAAACTTCCCCGATTCGTCAGCGCTCTACCGCGTGCTGGGAATGGCGCAGTACCGGCATGGAGATTTTACTGCGGCGCGGGTTTCTTTGGGCCGGGCCCTCGTGTTGGACAAGTCCAATGCCCTGGCCTACTTTTTAATGGGCTCGACCCTAGCCCGGCTGGGCGAAGCGGACGCCGCTCGTCGACATTTTGACGAGGCGGCCCGGCTCGACCCGCGCTACGGTAACCGGCCCGATTGA